A stretch of the Candidatus Saccharimonadales bacterium genome encodes the following:
- the atpC gene encoding ATP synthase F1 subunit epsilon, with amino-acid sequence MFRFKLVSLSGIQFDDDVYEVLLPTMEGEIGVLAKHMPLVSVAKTGVIAVRREARDPDDAREYFATNGGVIEVEGGELRVLVDEADHAADINEAEAQAAYDRAQKMKSEATDEVSLERAQQLVDRHAVRLQVTSLKRRHQNRS; translated from the coding sequence CGATGATGTCTATGAAGTGCTTTTGCCGACTATGGAGGGCGAAATCGGCGTTCTAGCCAAACACATGCCGCTCGTTAGCGTCGCCAAAACCGGCGTGATTGCTGTTCGCCGCGAAGCCAGAGATCCTGATGATGCCCGCGAATACTTTGCAACCAACGGTGGTGTCATTGAAGTTGAAGGTGGCGAACTGCGCGTCCTGGTCGATGAGGCCGACCATGCCGCAGACATCAACGAGGCTGAAGCCCAGGCTGCATATGACCGGGCGCAAAAAATGAAATCGGAAGCGACTGATGAAGTTAGTCTAGAGCGGGCTCAACAACTCGTCGACCGCCATGCAGTCCGCCTGCAGGTTACGTCGCTCAAGCGGCGCCATCAGAATCGCAGCTAG
- a CDS encoding aquaporin, with amino-acid sequence MFKRNKLAMLVAEFLGTGILTLVVLSVQRSQLGLAYFVAIAAGLAVVALTYTFSNVSGAHFNPALTFALWTARRVRTPAAAMYIVAQLLGAWAAYGLYRYFVNTDVQQVTQAFSGRIMVAEAIGTMIFAMAWAAAAYNRYDTSKFAAVAGLGFILAIIVASAASVGLANPALAVGARAWEVFGNNGWGNYFLGPILGAVIGVNLYGLLFADGVSPLAALRRRSSAAKVSSVSSVDKDEDLSDDDEDDAAEEIDVDKAINKNAKTGTVAPRSEIKVTKSKKSTVKKIAAKKKR; translated from the coding sequence ATGTTCAAGAGAAATAAACTTGCCATGTTAGTGGCTGAGTTTCTCGGTACCGGCATATTGACGCTGGTTGTGTTAAGCGTACAACGCTCACAGCTGGGTCTGGCCTATTTTGTAGCAATCGCAGCTGGTCTTGCAGTCGTCGCGCTCACATACACGTTCAGTAACGTGTCTGGCGCTCACTTTAACCCTGCGCTAACATTCGCTCTTTGGACGGCACGACGTGTCCGCACGCCAGCTGCAGCAATGTACATCGTCGCACAGCTGCTCGGTGCGTGGGCTGCTTACGGATTGTACCGTTACTTTGTTAACACGGACGTTCAGCAAGTCACACAGGCATTCAGCGGCCGTATCATGGTTGCAGAGGCAATTGGTACAATGATCTTTGCAATGGCGTGGGCTGCTGCCGCCTACAACCGCTACGATACATCCAAATTTGCAGCTGTAGCTGGTCTTGGGTTTATTCTGGCTATCATTGTTGCGTCTGCTGCATCTGTTGGACTTGCAAACCCAGCTCTCGCAGTTGGTGCACGTGCTTGGGAAGTCTTCGGCAACAACGGCTGGGGTAATTACTTCCTTGGACCAATTCTTGGTGCTGTCATCGGCGTAAATCTCTACGGTTTACTATTCGCTGACGGTGTATCACCACTCGCTGCACTTCGCCGCCGATCATCGGCTGCAAAAGTTAGCAGTGTTTCATCTGTCGACAAAGACGAAGATCTGAGTGATGACGATGAAGATGATGCTGCTGAAGAAATTGACGTTGATAAAGCGATCAATAAGAATGCAAAAACCGGAACTGTCGCACCGCGTAGTGAAATCAAAGTGACTAAGTCAAAGAAATCGACAGTTAAGAAAATAGCTGCAAAAAAGAAGCGCTAA